A window of Photobacterium sp. GJ3 contains these coding sequences:
- a CDS encoding GspE/PulE family protein — protein MQLRLRKRLGDLLVEEGIVKQEQLDRALDQQQSTGRKLGDTLISLGFLGEQQLLSFLSRQLDIPLIDLNRVAVDSDAVGILPEVHARRLRALVISHKGDTVRVAMSDPADLAAQEALLNQLHQYRVELVIAPERQLVAAFDRYYRRTKEIASFAEQLHAEHQANSDFSFNVENYDNEEVTVVKLINSLFEDAIQVGASDIHIEPDASVLRIRQRIDGVLHETLLNESAIAAALVLRLKLMSGLDISEKRLPQDGRFNMTVRGHSVDVRVSTMPVQHGESVVMRLLDQSAGILSLDEIGMPADILARFRRQMKRPHGMILVTGPTGSGKTTTLYGALSELNKPGKKLITAEDPVEYRLPRVNQVQVNTKIGLTFSSILRTFLRQDPDIILVGEMRDQETVEIGLRSALTGHLVLSTLHTNDAVDSALRMIDMDAPGYLVASAVRAVLAQRLVRRVCQDCAESVMPDAAQVQWLKARFPEHAIHSFQHGRGCQSCNLTGYKGRIGVFELLEMTPAMMDALRANDTVGFARMARATEGYQPLIESAMALATEGRTSLEEVLMLSEGDYLAAEYDTLLASVLEQN, from the coding sequence ATGCAACTCCGATTAAGGAAACGTTTGGGCGATCTGCTGGTTGAAGAAGGGATCGTGAAACAGGAACAACTGGATCGGGCGCTGGATCAGCAGCAAAGCACGGGCCGGAAACTGGGAGACACGCTGATCAGCCTGGGGTTTCTCGGCGAGCAGCAATTGTTGTCTTTCCTGTCCCGGCAGCTCGATATTCCGTTGATCGATTTGAACCGGGTCGCGGTCGACAGCGATGCGGTTGGCATACTGCCGGAAGTGCATGCCCGTCGTTTACGTGCGCTGGTCATCAGCCATAAAGGCGATACCGTTCGGGTTGCGATGAGCGATCCGGCGGATCTGGCGGCACAGGAAGCGCTTCTGAATCAGTTGCACCAGTATCGGGTCGAGCTGGTGATTGCACCGGAACGTCAGTTGGTCGCGGCCTTCGACCGCTATTATCGCCGGACCAAAGAAATTGCCAGCTTTGCAGAGCAGTTGCATGCTGAGCATCAGGCGAACAGCGACTTCAGCTTTAACGTTGAGAATTACGACAACGAAGAAGTCACCGTCGTCAAACTAATCAACTCTTTGTTTGAAGATGCGATTCAGGTGGGCGCATCGGATATTCATATTGAGCCCGATGCCAGTGTGCTGCGGATCCGACAGCGGATCGATGGGGTGCTGCATGAAACCCTGCTCAATGAATCGGCCATTGCTGCTGCGCTGGTGTTGCGCCTGAAGCTGATGAGCGGTCTGGATATTTCTGAAAAGCGTCTGCCACAGGATGGCCGTTTCAACATGACTGTGCGCGGGCACAGCGTGGATGTTCGGGTGTCGACCATGCCGGTCCAGCATGGTGAATCGGTGGTGATGCGTTTACTGGATCAGTCTGCCGGGATCCTGAGTCTGGATGAGATTGGGATGCCTGCCGATATTCTGGCCCGTTTCCGCCGCCAGATGAAACGCCCCCATGGCATGATTCTGGTCACCGGCCCAACAGGGTCGGGGAAGACGACGACATTGTACGGCGCACTGAGCGAGCTGAATAAGCCAGGCAAGAAACTGATCACCGCAGAAGATCCGGTGGAATATCGCTTGCCGAGGGTGAACCAGGTTCAGGTGAATACCAAAATTGGCCTGACGTTTTCGTCCATTCTCCGCACCTTTTTACGTCAGGACCCGGATATCATTCTGGTGGGGGAGATGCGGGATCAGGAAACGGTCGAAATTGGTCTGCGGTCTGCACTGACCGGGCACCTGGTGTTATCAACGCTCCATACTAACGATGCCGTCGACAGTGCGCTGCGGATGATCGATATGGATGCGCCGGGTTATCTGGTGGCCAGTGCTGTGCGTGCGGTTCTCGCGCAGCGTCTGGTACGACGGGTCTGTCAGGACTGTGCAGAATCCGTGATGCCGGATGCAGCGCAGGTCCAATGGCTCAAAGCCCGTTTTCCAGAGCATGCCATCCATTCATTTCAGCACGGCAGAGGCTGCCAGAGTTGTAATTTGACTGGCTATAAAGGCCGGATTGGTGTGTTTGAACTGCTGGAGATGACACCGGCCATGATGGATGCTTTACGTGCAAATGACACCGTCGGTTTTGCCCGGATGGCCCGGGCAACGGAAGGCTATCAGCCGCTGATTGAATCTGCGATGGCACTGGCGACCGAAGGGCGCACCAGTCTGGAAGAAGTCCTGATGCTGAGCGAAGGAGATTATCTGGCTGCCGAGTATGACACCTTGCTGGCGTCCGTGCTGGAGCAGAACTGA